tgacaggaggagagggaggtgaGAGAGGAAAGAATGTCTGACTTCTAACTTGTACTGTGTTTGCTGGATTTActggctctttttctctctttatggTGCTGGACAGGCTTTGCTTGAGAGGTTCCCTCAAAGTTGTGGCTGGACTCGTTGTGCTGCCTGGTGTATCGCTTGCACTTGCAGGCTGTGACCACAGTTATTTTGTAGGTTCTTATACTTCCATCCTGGCACTGAAGCTGGATCCTCTGGGTGCGAGTTTTGTCATTGACGCATCTCCACTCTTGCGAGCTCCGCCTGCTCCAGTACTTGGTTCCATAACCTCCACCAATCCAGTTGGGGAGCAGTGGCAAAGGGAGGCATTCACCAGCACACACCAGCTCTTTCAGAGGATTGATGCTGGTGCACTGGCCGTCTGAAATGTACTTGGTGGATCTCAGTTCCCGACAGCCAACTTGAACACGATCTGCAGAATGCACAGAACAATGAACACTGAGattcagaaggaaaacattttcttaacCAGTCATTGTCACATTAACAAGCTATGTTTTGCAGAATGTAAAGTAGGCAGTAATTTTTACAGGACATCTTTTTACTCATGTGTCCCCAACATGAGGGCTTCAAGCACTGATGGTATCTCTGGGTATTACCACAGCATAAAGTAATCAACGATATGCACTTCAGCAGTTGTGGTGGAGAAGGCAATTTTATTCTGTATGCTTTTTCTCAAGGACATaccttttagaaaagaaaaaaatgccccaAGGGAAGAAATGTTTCCTGCTTGTTCTTAGTCTAGGGAACTTGCTCTGCAATGTTTACAACAATTATATGGGATCAATAGCAAGGGAGAAAACAGTACTTTAAAATAGTTTCCAAACACTTTCCGAAAGgaatttaaaaactgtattttttcccaTTCCACAGTTACAGTGGATGGAGTCTCCCGTGAACACTACTGCGCTGCACACAGATATTGTAGAAGTGATAACAACTACAGTTACTAGAGAATGATGTTCTGCATGCCAAGTTTGAATGATTAGCAATAACAAACTCAGAGTCGCCGTTTTGCCCTCAGGGCAACATCATCTTTGTATTTGTAGTAatctttatattatatataacatAGAGGATCCTGCAAATTCTCTCAGGCAACTGATATAGAATCAAAATGCAGAGCTTCTAATGCAGGCATGTTTGTACCCGTCTGTATGTGCAGCTCTACACCCTGCAATAAACACAACTGTTTATTTCAGTAATTACACTTTGAAATAAACGCCCACAGTGCGCTTAATTTTAATAAGCAATCTTTACTGGccatgctctctctctttctgaaggACAATTACAGTGCAGATTCTACACACAATGCAATTAACTAACGCCTTTAAAATAGAAGTAATTACTAGAAACATTTTCGAGTGAATCATAAAAGG
This genomic interval from Struthio camelus isolate bStrCam1 chromosome 2, bStrCam1.hap1, whole genome shotgun sequence contains the following:
- the SOSTDC1 gene encoding LOW QUALITY PROTEIN: sclerostin domain-containing protein 1 (The sequence of the model RefSeq protein was modified relative to this genomic sequence to represent the inferred CDS: inserted 1 base in 1 codon; deleted 2 bases in 1 codon) yields the protein MPNLSEYIRETFKSNFSYQEEAEEKDFTQLCQTETEXTMLLPAIHFYGFLLACIFTKSYLAFKNDATEILYSHVVKPAPASPSSNSTLNQARNGGRHYASAGSDRNNRVQVGCRELRSTKYISDGQCTSINPLKELVCAGECLPLPLLPNWIGGGYGTKYWSRRSSQEWRCVNDKTRTQRIQLQCQDGSIRTYKITVVTACKCKRYTRQHNESSHNFEGTSQAKPVQHHKERKRASKSSKHSTS